The nucleotide window CGCGTCGGGATCCGATCCGGCGACCACGGGGTGGCGACTCGTCGCTCGCGTCGATCGGCTGACGGCGTCGAGCCAGGCGTCGAACTGGTCGGCCTCGGTCGTGGCTTGCGCGCCGAGGCGATCCTCGACGTCGGCCGAGAGTTGTCCGGACGCCTGGACGCTGATGACCGCACCAAAGGCGACAACGACGACGACGGCGAAAGCGAGTGCCACGCCCAGTCGCGCCACGTAGCGCTCCCTGACGAAGTCGGGGACGGGCGAGGGAAGGTCCATCGTCTGTAATTCAAGACTATCCACCCAGTTATACGATCGCCCTGGATTTTCAGGGCTGATACTCGATTGCGCACTCGAACGCCTCGTTGGCCGGCGAAGCGCCGTTCAGGCCTCGCGGGTCGCCCGAATCTCGCTTGCGAGTCGGTCGAGGACGGGGGCGGTCCGATCGATATCGGGCAGGGTGAGAAAGCCGTGGATCTGATCGGGTTCGTGCAGTCGCGAGAGGTCCACGCCGTCGGCGCGCAGGCGATCGCCGTACGCCAGGCCGCCGTCACGCAACGGATCGAACCCCGCGGTGAGGACGGTTGCGGGTGCGACCCCAGAGAGATCGCACGCGGCCATCGGGTCGGCGTAGGGGTTCTGGAGGACGATGTCGCTGCCGTAGTAGGCCTCACCGAACCACTCCAGGGCCGCCTCGGTCAACATCAAGCCGGTGTGATCGCGACGCGAGGGGTGGTCGGTGGCGTGATCGACGCCCGGGTAGAGCAGGACCTGACGGTCGATGTCGGGCCCGTTGGCGGTGGCCGCCCAGTACGCCACGACGGCGGCGAGATTGCCGCCGGCGCTGTCGCCCGCGACCACCAGCGGCCCCTCGGCCCGATCGGCGGCCCACTGGGTCGCGTCGATGGCGTCCTCGACGGCCGCGGGGAACGGGTTCTCGGGTGCACGCCGGTAGCCCACCGAGTGGACCGTCCACCCCGTCGCGCGGCACACCTGGCGGCAGAGCCGATCGTAGGTCGTGATCGATCCGAGGACGAACCCGCCGCCGTGAAAGAACACGACGGTGCCGGGCGGGTCGTCCGCCGCGGACGCGTTCGTCCGGTCGCCGTCCGCGGGGTCGTCGGCCTCGCCACCATCGTCCGCGCCGCGCTCGCTGGACCCGGCCAGCGCTATCGGAGCCCCAGCGGGCGGCCGATAGCTCCGGACCGCAATCGCGCCGTCCCGCCCCGCAATCGTCCGGTCGGTGACGCCACCGACCGCCGGCCCGTCCCGCGATCGCGCTCCGAGCCACTCGGCCGCGCGGATGAGTCGCGGGCGCTGCCAGGCGAGCAGTCGGCCCCGGACCGCGGCGGTCTCTCTGAGGGTTTCCATCGTCTGGTCGTCGACCGACGCGGCTTCGAGCGGATCGGGCCAGTCGTCGGGCGGGGCGTCGCGGGCCCCACTCATTCGTTCATCGCGGCGACGACGTCGTCGGTCGCCGACCGCCAGGCGGTGAGGAGTCGGTCCTCGAAGCCGTCCTCCTCGGTCGGCGCGTCGGGCACCGCCCCGTCGTCGTCCAGCGCCGCGACCGTCCGGCGGACGCCCTCTTCGAAGCCGATGGTGTACCGAAAGCCCAGGTCGCGTCGCGCCTTCGAATCGTCGAAAACGGTGCTGTACTGGAAGTGATCGCGGAGCATCTCGGTCCGATCGGGCGCGACCTCTCGAAGCACGTCCGTCGGTACGTGGACCAGGTCTGGATCGGGCGCGTCGAGTGCCGTCGCGACGCGCTGGTGGTACTGGTTCCAGGTGATCGTCTCCGCGCTCGTGACGTGATACGTCTCGCCGTAGGCGATCCGATTGCCGACCGCGCCGACGTACGCCCGCGCGACGTCGTCGCGATGGCAGGGGCCCCAGAGGCTGGTGCCGTCGCCGTGGACGACGATCGGATCGCCCCGCCGGATCCGCCCGACGTAGTACGGGTCGGTGCCGAACGTGTGGAGGACGGGCCCGCCCTCGCCGTAGGTCGACCAGGGGCGGATCACCGTCGCCGCGAACGCGTCGCCGTGGGCGTCCATGATCGCGTCCTCGGCGGCGATCTTGCCCGCCGCGTAGTCGGTGACAGGCGCCCGCGTCGCGGACTCGTCGATCGGGTTCCGCTCGGGCGGGCGCTCGTAGACGTCGACCGTGCTCGTGAGGATGTACTGCTCGATGCCCTCGAAGGCGTCGATCGCCGTCTCGGCGTGCTCGCGATCGAAACACAGCATGTCGATCGCCACGTCGACAGAGATGTCGTCGACCGCCTCGGTGAACGCGTCCGGATCGTACCGGTCGGCGGTGACCCGATTCACCGTCGAGGGGAGCGCGACGCTTGTCTCGCCGCGATTCAGGATCGTGACGTTGTGTCCGGCGGCGACGAGTTGGCGTGTGATGCCCGTCGAGATGACGCCGGTCCCGCCGATGACGAGGACGTCCATGGGAAGTCGGCGTGGCGGATCGGCAAAACGGTTGTCCCTGCCGAGTTTCGACGCCCCTAAGCCGCGAGCCCCCTGGGATCCGGTATGCTCGTGGAGACGCTCGTCGTGGCGTTCTGGGCGCTCCTGCCGGCGTACGTGCCCAACAACGCCGCATCGCTGTTCGGCGGCGGGCCACCGATCGACGGCGAGCGCACGCTCGGCGGCCGGCGCGTGCTGGGCGACGGCAAGACCTGGCGTGGCCTCGCGGCCGGTCTCCTCGCCGGCGTCGCGCTCGCGATCGTGCTCTCGGAACTCGCGCCGATGCTCGCGCCCGCCGTCCCCGTCGTCGATGCGCTGCCGCGATTCTCGCGTGGTGCGGCGTTCGGGTTGGCGGGCGGTGCGATGGCCGGCGACATGGCGGCGTCGTTCGTGAAACGCCGGCTGGATCGGGACCGCGGCCAGGCGACGCCCGGCCTCGATCAACTCGATTTCGTCGTCGGGGCGCTCGTCCTCGCGGCCGTCCTCGACCCCGCCTGGGTCGGGGAGTGGATCACGCTGCCGGTGCTCGCGGTCGCGCTCGTGGTGACGCCCGTGCTCCACGTCGGGGTGAACGCCGCGGGCTACGCCGCCGGCCTGACCAAAGAGCCCTACTGATCGCGGTCGAATCGGCCCCGCCCCGACCGCGCGCTTTTTGAGGGTTCGTCCGCGAGCATCGCCAATGCAAACACGCGGGCAGGAACTCCACCTTCTCACGCGACCCTCGGCGCTGGCCCGGACGCAGGCCGCGAGCGTCCGATCGGCGCTGGAGGCCGCCGGGCATTCGGTCACCGTCGAGACGGTCGAAAGCGACGGCGATCGGGTCGACGAACTGATCGACGAGTTCGGACAGACGGGCGCGTTCGTCCGCGAACTCGACGAGCGCGTCATCGCGGGCGAGGCCGACGCCGCCGTCCACTCGCTGAAAGACGTGCCCACCGACGTGCCCGAGGAGTTGGTGATCGCGGGCGTCCCCGAGCGCGGGCCCGCGGGCGACGTGCTCGTCACGACGGCCATCGAGGGGGTGGACGGCGCGGCGGGGCTCGAAGACCTCCCCGAGCACGCGACCGTCGGGACCGGGAGTCGCCGCCGGCGCGCGCAGGTGCTCGCCGCGCGCGAGGACTGTGCGATCGCGCCGATCCGGGGCAACGTCGACACGCGGGTCGAGAAGCTGATCGCCGGGCCGCTCCAGGACCGCCGGGCCGAGATCCGCGCGGCTGCCGGCGACGATGGCGACGAGACTTCGGGCGAGGACCTCGACGCGTGGCTGGAATCCCGATCGCCGTTGGAACGCGACGCGCTCGACCGCGACCTGGACCGGCGCTACGGCGCGCTCGTTCTCGCCCGCGCGGGCCTCGATCGATTGACGCTCGCGGCCCCGATCACCGTCACCGACCTCCCGACGGAGTCGTTCGTCCCTGCACCCTGTCAGGGTGCGCTCGGGGTGAGTGCGCGCGAGGACGGCCCCGTCGCGGCGATCAACGACGCCGTCGATCACGCGCCCACCCGCGTCGCGACGACCGTCGAGCGGACGGTGCTCGCGGCACTCGGCGGTGGCTGTATCACGCCGATCGGCGTCCACGCGACGCTGCGTGGCGAAGTCGTCCAGGCACGCGTCCGGGTCATCGGCCCCGACGGTGAGGAGGTCGCGGCCGCGCGTGACCTGCCGGTCGCGTCGCACGCCGACGCGGCCCGATCGTTCGCGTCGGACCTCGTCGAGCGCGGGGCCAGCGACCTCGTCGAGGCGTCGGAGGGAGCGTCGTGACCGCCGACCGATCCGGCGTCGGCACGGTCCACCTCGTGGGCAGCGGGCCGGGCGATCCCGAACTGCTCACGCTGAAGGCTCGTCGACTGATCGATTCGGCGGACGTGGTGATGCACGACGCCTTGCCCGGCCCGGAGATCAT belongs to Halococcoides cellulosivorans and includes:
- a CDS encoding NAD-dependent epimerase/dehydratase family protein, which encodes MDVLVIGGTGVISTGITRQLVAAGHNVTILNRGETSVALPSTVNRVTADRYDPDAFTEAVDDISVDVAIDMLCFDREHAETAIDAFEGIEQYILTSTVDVYERPPERNPIDESATRAPVTDYAAGKIAAEDAIMDAHGDAFAATVIRPWSTYGEGGPVLHTFGTDPYYVGRIRRGDPIVVHGDGTSLWGPCHRDDVARAYVGAVGNRIAYGETYHVTSAETITWNQYHQRVATALDAPDPDLVHVPTDVLREVAPDRTEMLRDHFQYSTVFDDSKARRDLGFRYTIGFEEGVRRTVAALDDDGAVPDAPTEEDGFEDRLLTAWRSATDDVVAAMNE
- a CDS encoding CDP-2,3-bis-(O-geranylgeranyl)-sn-glycerol synthase → MLVETLVVAFWALLPAYVPNNAASLFGGGPPIDGERTLGGRRVLGDGKTWRGLAAGLLAGVALAIVLSELAPMLAPAVPVVDALPRFSRGAAFGLAGGAMAGDMAASFVKRRLDRDRGQATPGLDQLDFVVGALVLAAVLDPAWVGEWITLPVLAVALVVTPVLHVGVNAAGYAAGLTKEPY
- a CDS encoding alpha/beta hydrolase → MSGARDAPPDDWPDPLEAASVDDQTMETLRETAAVRGRLLAWQRPRLIRAAEWLGARSRDGPAVGGVTDRTIAGRDGAIAVRSYRPPAGAPIALAGSSERGADDGGEADDPADGDRTNASAADDPPGTVVFFHGGGFVLGSITTYDRLCRQVCRATGWTVHSVGYRRAPENPFPAAVEDAIDATQWAADRAEGPLVVAGDSAGGNLAAVVAYWAATANGPDIDRQVLLYPGVDHATDHPSRRDHTGLMLTEAALEWFGEAYYGSDIVLQNPYADPMAACDLSGVAPATVLTAGFDPLRDGGLAYGDRLRADGVDLSRLHEPDQIHGFLTLPDIDRTAPVLDRLASEIRATREA
- a CDS encoding hydroxymethylbilane synthase → MQTRGQELHLLTRPSALARTQAASVRSALEAAGHSVTVETVESDGDRVDELIDEFGQTGAFVRELDERVIAGEADAAVHSLKDVPTDVPEELVIAGVPERGPAGDVLVTTAIEGVDGAAGLEDLPEHATVGTGSRRRRAQVLAAREDCAIAPIRGNVDTRVEKLIAGPLQDRRAEIRAAAGDDGDETSGEDLDAWLESRSPLERDALDRDLDRRYGALVLARAGLDRLTLAAPITVTDLPTESFVPAPCQGALGVSAREDGPVAAINDAVDHAPTRVATTVERTVLAALGGGCITPIGVHATLRGEVVQARVRVIGPDGEEVAAARDLPVASHADAARSFASDLVERGASDLVEASEGAS